From Tautonia plasticadhaerens, the proteins below share one genomic window:
- the hisD gene encoding histidinol dehydrogenase produces the protein METWLKRGAEPAEAAQADAEVRQTVTRILDDVARRGDAAVRELSARLDGWDRDDYRLTPPEIEACLARLGRRDLDDIAFAQEQIRTFARHQRQALLDLEVETLPGIVLGHKNIPVGSAGCYVPGGTYPMVASAHMSVVTAKVAGVGRVVTCAPPYRGAPAAAIVAAQHLAGADEIYCLGGVQAVAAMALGTQAIAPVDLLVGPGNAYVAEAKRQLFGRVGIDLLAGPTETLVIADEAVDAELCATDLLGQAEHGPESPAVLLTTSEPLARATIAEVDRLLTILPTAAVARQAWERHGAVCVADSDAELVRIADRIASEHVQVMTRDPGYFLEHLRNYGALFLGPRTNVAYGDKVIGTNHTLPTRRAARYTGGLWVGKFLKTCTYQRVESDAASALVGGYCSRLCALEGFVGHAEQANIRVRRYGGRDVPYGGVVAADETGPD, from the coding sequence GTGGAGACCTGGCTCAAGCGCGGCGCGGAGCCGGCGGAGGCGGCCCAGGCGGATGCCGAGGTCCGGCAGACCGTCACCCGCATCCTCGACGACGTCGCCCGCCGCGGGGACGCGGCCGTGCGCGAGCTGTCCGCCCGGCTCGACGGCTGGGACCGCGACGACTACCGGCTCACGCCCCCGGAGATCGAGGCCTGCCTGGCCCGGCTCGGCCGGCGCGACCTCGACGACATCGCCTTCGCCCAGGAGCAGATCCGCACCTTCGCCCGACACCAGCGCCAGGCGCTGCTCGACCTGGAGGTCGAGACCCTGCCCGGCATCGTCCTCGGCCACAAGAACATCCCGGTCGGCTCGGCGGGCTGCTACGTGCCGGGCGGCACGTACCCGATGGTGGCCTCGGCCCACATGTCGGTCGTCACGGCCAAGGTGGCCGGCGTCGGGCGGGTGGTCACCTGCGCCCCGCCGTACCGGGGGGCGCCGGCGGCGGCGATCGTCGCGGCCCAGCACCTGGCCGGCGCCGACGAGATCTACTGCCTCGGCGGCGTGCAGGCGGTCGCGGCGATGGCCCTGGGGACGCAGGCCATCGCCCCGGTCGACCTGCTGGTCGGACCCGGCAACGCGTACGTCGCCGAGGCCAAGCGGCAGCTCTTCGGCCGCGTGGGCATCGACCTGCTGGCCGGCCCGACCGAGACCCTGGTGATCGCCGACGAGGCCGTGGACGCGGAGCTGTGCGCCACCGACCTGCTGGGCCAGGCCGAGCACGGCCCCGAGTCGCCGGCCGTCCTGCTGACGACCTCCGAGCCGCTGGCCCGCGCGACGATCGCCGAGGTGGATCGGCTGCTCACGATCCTCCCCACGGCGGCCGTGGCCCGGCAGGCCTGGGAGCGGCACGGGGCCGTCTGCGTGGCCGACAGCGACGCGGAGCTGGTGCGCATCGCCGACCGGATCGCCTCGGAGCACGTGCAGGTGATGACCCGCGACCCGGGCTACTTCCTGGAGCACCTGCGCAACTACGGGGCCCTGTTCCTCGGCCCGCGGACCAACGTGGCCTACGGCGACAAGGTGATCGGCACCAACCACACGCTGCCGACGCGGCGGGCGGCGCGGTACACCGGCGGGCTGTGGGTGGGCAAGTTCCTGAAGACTTGCACCTACCAGCGGGTGGAGAGCGACGCGGCGTCGGCGTTGGTGGGCGGCTACTGCTCGCGGCTCTGCGCCCTGGAGGGCTTCGTCGGGCACGCCGAGCAGGCCAACATCCGCGTGCGGCGCTACGGCGGCCGTGACGTGCCGTACGGCGGCGTGGTCGCGGCCGACGAGACCGGGCCCGACTGA